A DNA window from Macadamia integrifolia cultivar HAES 741 chromosome 4, SCU_Mint_v3, whole genome shotgun sequence contains the following coding sequences:
- the LOC122076947 gene encoding eukaryotic initiation factor 4A-14 — protein MAGVAPEGSQFDARQYDTKMNELLGSDGQEFFTSYDEVYDSFDAMGLQENLLRGIYAYGFEKPSAIQQRGIVPFCKGLDVIQQAQSGTGKTATFCSGILQQLDYGLVECQALVLAPTRELAQQIEKVMRALGDYLGVKVHACVGGTSVREDQRILSSGVHVVVGTPGRVFDMLRRQSLRPDCIKMFVLDEADEMLSRGFKDQIYDIFQLLPSKVQVGVFSATMPPEALEITRKFMNKPVRILVKRDELTLEGIKQFHVNVEKEDWKLETLCDLYETLAITQSVIFVNTRRKVDWLTDKMRSRDHTVSATHGDMDQNTRDIIMREFRSGSSRVLITTDLLARGIDVQQVSLVINYDLPTQPENYLHRIGRSGRFGRKGVAINFVTRDDDRMLFDIQKFYNVVIEELPSNVADLL, from the exons ATGGCGGGAGTGGCACCTGAAGGATCACAATTTGATGCTCGTCAATATGATACCAAAATGAATGAATT GCTTGGATCTGATGGGCAGGAATTCTTTACTTCATATGATGAGGTATATGACAGTTTTGATGCTATGGGCTTGCAAGAGAATCTTTTGAGGGGCATCTATGCATACG ggtttgaGAAGCCATCTGCTATTCAGCAAAGGGGGATTGTGCCATTCTGCAAGGGTCTTGATGTTATTCAGCAAGCACAGTCTGGAACAGGGAAAACGGCAACTTTCTGCTCTGGAATTCTGCAGCAGCTTGATTATGGATTAGTGGAGTGCCAAGCTTTGGTACTTGCACCCACCAGGGAGCTTGCCCAACAAATTGAGAAGGTCATGCGTGCACTTGGGGACTATCTTGGCGTGAAGGTTCACGCTTGTGTGGGTGGAACCAGTGTCCGTGAGGATCAGCGCATTCTATCGAGTGGAGTTCATGTTGTGGTTGGCACCCCAGGCCGTGTCTTTGACATGTTGCGGAGGCAGTCTCTTCGCCCTGATTGTATTAAGATGTTCGTTTTAGATGAGGCTGATGAAATGCTTTCAAGAGGTTTCAAGGATCAG ATATATGATATTTTCCAGCTATTGCCATCGAAGGTTCAGGTAGGAGTGTTTTCTGCCACAATGCCTCCTGAAGCCCTTGAGATCACGAGGAAGTTCATGAACAAGCCTGTGAGGATCTTGGTTAAGCGTGATGAGCTTACCCTTGAGGGTATCAAGCAGTTCCATGTCAACGTAGAAAAGGAGGATTGGAAGCTTGAGACTTTGTGTGATCTTTATGAGACCCTGGCCATCACGCAGAGTGTCATATTTGTCAACACTCGACGTAAGGTTGACTGGTTGACGGACAAGATGCGGAGTCGCGACCATACAGTATCTGCCACTCATGGAGATATGGACCAGAACACCAGAGACATCATCATGCGTGAATTCCGATCTGGTTCCTCCCGGGTGCTCATAACCACAGACCTCCTTGCCCGTGGTATTGATGTCCAGCAGGTCTCTCTTGTCATAAACTATGACCTTCCCACACAGCCTGAAAACTACCTCCACCGTATCGGACGTAGTGGACGGTTTGGTAGGAAAGGTGTTGCTATCAACTTTGTGACGCGGGATGATGATAGGATGCTGTTCGATATCCAGAAGTTCTACAATGTGGTGATTGAGGAACTGCCTTCAAATGTTGCTGATCTactctga
- the LOC122077034 gene encoding uncharacterized protein LOC122077034, producing the protein MEDYRSKSYGDGRMQIENYYGGRSTANGMRDFRSYSTSYASSSVPQTQMGKEVKIKKTKSSVGSSIGWSFNDPELQRKKRVASYKVYSVEGKVKGSLRKSFRWLKDRYTQVMYGWW; encoded by the coding sequence ATGGAAGATTACAGATCTAAGTCATATGGGGATGGGAGGATGCAAATAGAGAACTACTATGGAGGAAGATCAACTGCTAATGGTATGCGTGATTTTAGATCTTACAGTACTTCTTATGCCTCTTCTTCTGTACCACAAACCCAGATGGGCAAAGAGGTGAAGATCAAGAAAACCAAGAGCTCTGTTGGGTCCTCAATAGGTTGGAGCTTTAATGATCCTGAGctgcagaggaagaagagggttgCTAGCTACAAGGTCTATTCTGTGGAAGGGAAAGTGAAGGGGTCCTTGAGGAAGAGCTTTAGGTGGCTTAAGGATAGATACACCCAAGTGATGTATGGATGGTGGTGA